A DNA window from Bubalus bubalis isolate 160015118507 breed Murrah chromosome 20, NDDB_SH_1, whole genome shotgun sequence contains the following coding sequences:
- the BTBD6 gene encoding BTB/POZ domain-containing protein 6 — MLLPLACLHGRVAQCLTALLVLAEPPPRPRRGARAHGAPPPRAEAALPAKMAAELYAPASAAAAAAATATDIANSNAAAAAAAAGRKGRPSAPLPAPPPPAPAPPPPDNNNPESPNWQSFHPTLRERNALMFNNELMADVHFVVGPPGAARRVPAHKYVLAVGSSVFYAMFYGDLAEVKSEIHIPDVEPAAFLILLKYMYSDEIDLEADTVLATLYAAKKYIVPALAKACVNFLETSLEAKNACVLLSQSRLFEEPELTQRCWEVIDAQAEMALRSEGFCEIDWQTLEIIVTREALNAKEAVVFEAVLSWAEAECKRQGLPATPRNKRHVLGPALYLVRIPTMTLEEFANGAAQSDILTLEETHNIFLWYTAANKPLLEFPLTKRKGLAPQRCHRFQSSAYRSNQWRYRGRCDSIQFAVDRRVFVAGLGLYGSSSGKAEYSVKIELKRLGVVLAQNLTKFVSDGSSNTFSVWFEHPVQVEQDTFYTASAVLDGSELSYFGQEGMTEVQCGKVTFQFQCSSDSTNGTGVQGGQIPELIFYA, encoded by the exons atgctgctgcccctggcctgcCTGCACGGCCGAGTGGCGCAGTGCCTCACCGCGCTCCTGGTGCTCGCAGAGCCGCCCCCGAGGCCCCGGCGCGGCGCGAGGGCTCACGGCGCGCCGCCCCCGCGTGCGGAGGCCGCCCTGCCCGCGAAGATGGCCGCGGAGCTCTACGCGCCCGCCAGCGCCGCGGCCGCGGCCGCCGCCACCGCCACGGACATCGCCAACAGCaatgccgccgccgccgccgccgccgcgggcaGGAAGGGCCGGCCCAGCGCCCCGctgcccgcgccgccgccgcccgcgcccgcgccgccgccgcccgacAACAACAACCCGGAGAGCCCCAACTGGCAGTCCTTCCACCCGACCCTGCGCGAGAG GAACGCGCTGATGTTCAACAACGAGCTCATGGCCGACGTGCACTTCGTCGTGGGGCCCCCGGGCGCGGCCCGGAGGGTGCCTGCCCACAAG TATGTCTTGGCCGTGGGTAGCTCTGTCTTCTATGCCATGTTTTACGGCGACCTGGCAGAAGTCAAGTCAGAAATCCACATCCCCGACGTGGAACCTGCAGCTTTTCTCATCTTGTTGAA GTACATGTACAGTGACGAGATTGACCTGGAAGCTGACACGGTGCTGGCTACCCTCTACGCTGCCAAGAAGTACATTGTCCCCGCCTTAGCAAAAGCCTGTGTCAACTTTCTGGAGACGAGTCTGGAAGCCAAAAATGCCTGTGTTCTGCTATCGCAGAGCCGACTGTTTGAGGAGCCCGAGCTGACCCAGCGCTGCTGGGAGGTCATCGACGCGCAGGCTGAGATGGCCCTGAGGTCCGAAGGCTTCTGTGAGATTGACTGGCAGACGCTGGAGATCATCGTCACGCGGGAGGCCCTCAACGCCAAGGAGGCTGTGGTTTTCGAAGCGGTCCTGAGCTGGGCGGAGGCCGAGTGCAAGAGGCAGGGCCTGCCCGCCACCCCTCGCAACAAGAGGCACGTGCTGGGGCCAGCCCTCTACCTGGTCCGGATTCCGACCATGACCCTGGAGGAGTTTGCCAACGGCGCCGCCCAGTCAGACATCCTGACACTGGAAGAGACCCACAACATCTTCCTGTGGTACACGGCAGCCAACAAGCCCCTCCTCGAGTTCCCCCTGACCAAGAGGAAGGGCCTCGCGCCCCAGAGGTGCCACCGCTTCCAGTCCTCGGCCTACCGCAGCAACCAGTGGCGCTACCGCGGGCGCTGCGACAGCATCCAGTTTGCCGTGGACAGGAGAGTCTTTGTCGCCGGGCTGGGCTTGTACGGCTCTAGCTCTGGGAAAGCCGAGTACAGCGTGAAGATCGAACTCAAACGGCTCGGGGTGGTCCTGGCACAGAACTTGACCAAGTTCGTCTCTGACGGCTCCAGCAACACCTTCTCAGTCTGGTTTGAACACCCCGTGCAGGTGGAGCAGGACACGTTCTACACGGCCAGCGCTGTCCTGGACGGCAGCGAGCTCAGCTACTTTGGGCAGGAGGGCATGACGGAGGTGCAGTGCGGCAAGGTGACCTTCCAGTTCCAGTGCTCCTCCGACAGCACCAACGGGACTGGGGTCCAGGGCGGGCAGATCCCCGAGCTCATCTTCTACGCCTGA